From Solidesulfovibrio carbinoliphilus subsp. oakridgensis, the proteins below share one genomic window:
- the wrbA gene encoding NAD(P)H:quinone oxidoreductase: MNVLIVYYSLYGHVAAMAQAVAEGVGQVPDMTATLRRVPETLSDDVIEKMHATEPQKTLTQVPVCTLAELEEADGIMFGTPTRYGNMCGQMRQFLDATGQIWVRGGLVGKPAGVFCSTATQHGGQETTILTFMCTLLHHGMVLVGLPYAYAGLTRMDEVSGGSPYGASTLAGSDGSRRPTENELEGARYHGRHLAEITKKMRR; this comes from the coding sequence ATGAACGTGCTGATCGTCTATTATTCCCTCTACGGCCACGTGGCCGCCATGGCCCAGGCCGTGGCCGAAGGCGTGGGCCAGGTTCCGGACATGACCGCCACCCTGCGCCGGGTGCCGGAGACCCTGTCCGACGACGTCATCGAAAAAATGCATGCCACCGAGCCCCAGAAGACCCTGACCCAGGTGCCGGTCTGCACCCTGGCCGAACTCGAAGAGGCCGACGGCATCATGTTCGGCACGCCCACCCGCTACGGCAACATGTGCGGCCAGATGCGCCAGTTCCTCGACGCCACGGGCCAGATCTGGGTCCGGGGCGGCCTGGTCGGCAAGCCGGCCGGCGTCTTCTGTTCCACGGCCACCCAGCACGGCGGCCAGGAAACCACCATCCTGACCTTCATGTGCACGCTGCTCCACCACGGCATGGTCCTGGTCGGCCTGCCCTACGCCTACGCCGGGCTGACCCGCATGGACGAGGTTTCCGGCGGCTCGCCCTACGGCGCCTCGACCCTGGCCGGCAGCGACGGCTCCCGCCGGCCGACCGAGAACGAACTGGAAGGCGCCCGCTACCACGGCCGGCATCTTGCCGAAATTACCAAGAAAATGCGAAGATAA
- the trmFO gene encoding methylenetetrahydrofolate--tRNA-(uracil(54)-C(5))-methyltransferase (FADH(2)-oxidizing) TrmFO, with translation MSIAIIGGGLAGCECALALARAGVASTVFEAKPARFSPAHVSPQLAELVCSNSLRSDEPVTAVGLLKVEMAALGSAVIAVARETAVPAGKALAVDRELFAAAMTARIEAEPLVTLTRQEIPTLDDPALTGFEAVVVAAGPLASESLAESLGAAIGGESLYFYDAIAPIVATDSVDMDKAFWASRWQEGEGDYCNCPLDQDEYKAFLAALLEARKVPSREFEKELHFEGCLPIETMAERGERTLTFGPMKPVGLTDPRTGRRPYAVVQLRPENAAKSTLNLVGFQTKLAYGEQERVFRLIPALHAAEFTRLGSIHRNTFVNAPKVLNDRLELVARPGVYLAGQITGVEGYVESAACGLWLGTQLGARIARGLNIAPPPVEAALGALLGHLRTPAKKFQPSNVNFGLTPPLEERMKKANRKMAYPERAAKAFAAWRSVSGL, from the coding sequence ATGTCCATTGCCATCATCGGCGGCGGCCTGGCCGGGTGCGAGTGCGCCTTGGCCCTGGCCCGGGCCGGCGTCGCGTCCACGGTCTTCGAAGCCAAGCCGGCCAGGTTTTCCCCGGCCCACGTCAGCCCGCAACTGGCCGAGCTGGTCTGCTCCAATTCGCTGCGCTCGGACGAGCCGGTGACGGCGGTCGGGCTTTTGAAGGTCGAGATGGCGGCCCTTGGCAGCGCGGTCATTGCCGTGGCCCGGGAGACAGCCGTGCCGGCCGGCAAGGCGCTGGCCGTGGACCGCGAGCTTTTTGCCGCCGCCATGACGGCCCGGATCGAGGCCGAGCCGCTGGTGACGCTCACGCGCCAGGAGATCCCGACCCTTGACGATCCGGCCCTTACCGGCTTCGAGGCCGTGGTCGTGGCCGCCGGGCCGCTGGCTTCGGAATCCCTGGCCGAGAGCCTCGGCGCGGCCATCGGCGGGGAGAGCCTGTACTTTTACGACGCCATCGCCCCCATCGTGGCGACCGATTCCGTGGACATGGACAAGGCCTTCTGGGCCTCGCGCTGGCAGGAGGGCGAGGGGGATTACTGCAACTGTCCGCTGGACCAGGACGAGTACAAGGCGTTTCTGGCGGCGCTTCTCGAAGCCCGGAAGGTGCCGAGCCGGGAGTTCGAAAAGGAGCTCCACTTCGAGGGTTGCCTGCCCATCGAGACCATGGCCGAGCGCGGCGAGCGGACGCTGACGTTTGGCCCCATGAAGCCGGTCGGCCTGACCGACCCGAGGACCGGCCGGCGGCCCTACGCCGTGGTCCAGCTGCGGCCGGAAAACGCCGCGAAATCGACCCTGAACCTGGTCGGCTTCCAGACCAAGCTGGCCTACGGCGAGCAGGAGCGGGTGTTTCGCCTGATCCCGGCCCTGCACGCCGCCGAGTTCACGCGTCTTGGCAGCATCCACCGCAACACGTTCGTGAACGCGCCCAAGGTCTTAAACGACCGGCTGGAACTGGTGGCCCGGCCGGGGGTGTACCTGGCCGGCCAGATCACGGGCGTGGAAGGATACGTGGAGTCGGCGGCCTGCGGCCTGTGGCTCGGCACCCAGCTCGGGGCCAGGATCGCCAGGGGCCTCAACATCGCCCCGCCGCCGGTCGAAGCGGCGCTTGGAGCGCTCCTTGGCCACCTGCGCACCCCGGCCAAGAAATTCCAGCCGAGCAACGTCAACTTCGGCCTGACCCCGCCGCTCGAAGAGCGGATGAAAAAGGCCAACCGCAAAATGGCCTACCCCGAGCGGGCCGCAAAGGCGTTTGCGGCCTGGCGGAGCGTGTCGGGGCTGTAG
- a CDS encoding DinB family protein: MTTATGNQLAKDIRQNIADLQAVCQGIDEGTASRAPTNRWSPKEILSHLLGQEGGHDMVVKAYLEEDTPTLDLKAEQTYFSEKRAAMPVAELCAAVAARYEQLAALATTLTEEQFARKARIPMLKDSPLGEYPTLESLLGGLGRYHLQSHIEHLREILSELEASKGD, translated from the coding sequence ATGACGACGGCCACCGGGAACCAACTGGCGAAGGACATCAGGCAAAATATCGCGGACCTGCAGGCGGTCTGCCAGGGCATTGACGAGGGAACGGCCTCCCGGGCACCGACCAACCGGTGGTCGCCCAAGGAGATCCTGTCCCACCTCCTCGGCCAGGAAGGGGGCCATGACATGGTCGTCAAGGCCTACCTGGAAGAAGACACGCCGACCCTCGACCTCAAGGCCGAACAAACCTATTTTTCGGAAAAACGGGCGGCCATGCCCGTGGCGGAACTCTGCGCCGCCGTGGCGGCGAGGTATGAGCAGCTGGCGGCCCTGGCCACGACCCTGACCGAGGAACAGTTCGCGCGCAAGGCCCGCATCCCCATGCTCAAGGATTCGCCGCTCGGCGAATACCCGACCCTGGAAAGCCTGCTCGGCGGCCTTGGCCGGTACCATCTCCAATCGCACATCGAACACCTGCGCGAAATCCTGAGTGAACTCGAAGCGTCCAAAGGCGATTAG
- a CDS encoding fumarylacetoacetate hydrolase family protein, with product MRLVTFSHTLGPRLGLRLGEVLIDLAEAAPGLPRAMKSLLALGDAGLEAVRQAAATPPASAQLRFSSVRLLPPVPDPGKILCVGLNYVDHAIEIDPKRLPEHPVFFGRLASTLIGHDAPLLRPRVSRQLDYEGEMAAVIGLGGRHIPPEAALAHVAGYALFNEGSVRDYQFRSSQWFLGKNFDGTGAFGPELCTTDELPPGAKGLRLTTSVNGEIVQETCTSDMLFDVARLVATLSEAMTLAPGDVLVTGTPSGVGFARTPPYFLKPGDVCEIELEGYGVLRNPVADEG from the coding sequence GTGCGCCTTGTCACCTTTTCCCACACTCTCGGTCCGCGCCTGGGCCTGCGCCTGGGCGAGGTCCTCATCGACCTGGCCGAAGCCGCGCCCGGGCTGCCGCGGGCCATGAAGTCCCTGCTGGCCCTGGGCGATGCCGGCCTGGAGGCCGTGCGCCAGGCGGCGGCCACCCCCCCGGCCTCGGCCCAGCTCCGGTTCTCGTCCGTCCGCCTGCTGCCGCCGGTGCCCGATCCGGGCAAGATCCTTTGCGTGGGCCTCAACTACGTGGACCACGCCATCGAGATCGACCCGAAGCGCCTGCCCGAGCATCCGGTCTTTTTCGGGCGCCTGGCCTCGACCCTGATCGGCCACGATGCGCCGCTCCTGCGGCCCAGGGTGTCGCGCCAGCTCGACTACGAGGGCGAGATGGCGGCCGTGATCGGCCTCGGCGGCCGGCACATCCCCCCGGAGGCCGCCCTGGCCCATGTGGCCGGGTACGCCCTTTTCAACGAGGGGTCGGTGCGGGATTACCAGTTCCGCAGCAGCCAGTGGTTTCTCGGCAAGAACTTCGACGGCACGGGCGCCTTCGGCCCGGAACTTTGCACCACCGACGAGTTGCCGCCCGGGGCCAAGGGCCTGCGCCTGACGACCTCCGTCAACGGCGAGATCGTCCAGGAAACCTGCACGTCGGACATGCTCTTTGACGTGGCCAGGCTGGTGGCCACCCTCTCCGAAGCCATGACCCTGGCCCCGGGCGACGTCCTCGTCACCGGCACGCCGTCCGGTGTGGGCTTCGCCCGCACGCCGCCGTATTTCCTCAAGCCCGGCGACGTCTGCGAGATCGAACTGGAAGGCTACGGCGTGCTGCGCAATCCGGTGGCCGACGAAGGGTAG
- the sppA gene encoding signal peptide peptidase SppA — protein sequence MPSANPSFAVRRPGLFGLLIAVAAVILVIGITAAFGLLGHDEEGGRLLGAATSRIGVVAIEGPITDADAVVAFIKKLRKDDSVKGVILRVNSPGGAFGPSQEMYMAVKKLGAAKPVVASFSSVAASGGYYAACPASRIFANRGTITGSIGVMSQFANAQDLLQKLGVHFESLTTGKLKDAGTPFKPLTDDQRAYLAGLIADLNQQFSGDVAAERKLGKDAIATIADGRAMTGARAKDLGLVDELGGQEEAVDYLKQQVGLTGDVPLYKGPKKKSGLFDKLTSALSLPDMKGLALLSLVSGLSGETALPQGQ from the coding sequence ATGCCCAGCGCTAATCCTTCGTTTGCCGTCAGGCGCCCTGGCCTGTTCGGCCTTTTGATCGCCGTGGCGGCCGTGATCCTGGTTATCGGGATCACGGCCGCCTTCGGCCTTCTGGGGCACGACGAGGAGGGCGGCCGGCTGCTTGGCGCGGCCACGTCGCGCATCGGCGTGGTGGCCATCGAAGGGCCCATCACCGACGCCGACGCGGTGGTGGCCTTCATCAAGAAGCTGCGCAAGGACGATTCGGTCAAGGGCGTCATCTTGCGCGTCAATTCCCCTGGCGGGGCCTTCGGGCCGTCCCAGGAGATGTACATGGCCGTCAAGAAGCTCGGCGCGGCAAAGCCCGTCGTGGCCTCGTTCTCTTCGGTCGCGGCCTCGGGCGGCTACTACGCCGCCTGCCCGGCCTCCCGCATCTTTGCCAACCGGGGCACCATCACCGGCAGCATCGGCGTCATGTCCCAGTTCGCCAATGCCCAGGACCTGCTCCAGAAGCTCGGCGTCCATTTCGAGTCCCTGACCACGGGCAAGCTGAAGGACGCCGGCACCCCGTTCAAGCCCCTGACCGACGACCAGCGGGCCTATCTGGCCGGCCTGATCGCGGACCTCAACCAGCAGTTCAGCGGCGACGTGGCCGCCGAGCGCAAGCTCGGGAAGGACGCCATCGCCACCATCGCCGACGGCCGGGCCATGACCGGGGCCCGGGCCAAGGACCTGGGACTGGTCGACGAACTCGGCGGCCAGGAAGAGGCGGTGGACTATCTCAAGCAGCAGGTCGGCCTCACGGGCGACGTGCCGCTTTACAAAGGCCCCAAGAAGAAGTCGGGCCTCTTCGACAAGCTGACCTCGGCTCTCTCCCTGCCGGACATGAAGGGCCTGGCTCTGCTTTCCCTGGTATCGGGCCTGTCCGGCGAGACGGCCTTGCCCCAGGGCCAATAG
- a CDS encoding 30S ribosomal protein S1: MDKTPEMKSNPNSEMEVNFEAALENYLNEDFGDLEEGSITQGVVVRIGKEHVLVDVNFKSEGQIAVNEFLDAAGELEVKVGDQIDVYVVSKNESEGTIYLSRERAKRMQLFDKLEEIQEKDDVITGRIVRRIKGGYTVDLGGVEAFLPGSHVDLRPVPDMDALVGQEFEFRVLKINRRRSNVIVSRRVLLEERRDSMRKDLLKTLEEGQTVTGRVKNITEYGVFVDLGGLDGLMHITDMSWKRIKHPKELVHLGDELELKVLSFDQDKQKVSLGMKQLVADPWENIAGKYPEDTRLSGKVTNLVDYGAFVELEAGVEGLVHISEMSWTRKLRHPSQMVHVGDEVEVVVLSVDPDKKRISLGMKQVRPNPWDIVAEKYPEGTVLEGSVKNITEFGIFIGIEDGIDGLIHVSDISWTKKVRHPGEMFKSGDTVMAKVLTVDKENEKFTLGIKQLSEDPWTRVPDTYPVGAMVKGTVTNITDFGLFVEVEEGIEGLVHVSEISRKKVKTPAELYKEGDEIEAKVIHVSADERRLGLSIKSIKDEEDKKKAKEFRTAGPSDTGSNLGELLRQKLEEDAQR, translated from the coding sequence ATGGACAAAACCCCGGAAATGAAAAGCAACCCTAACTCGGAAATGGAAGTCAACTTCGAAGCGGCGCTCGAAAATTACCTCAATGAGGATTTCGGCGACCTGGAAGAAGGCTCCATCACCCAGGGCGTCGTGGTCCGCATCGGCAAGGAGCACGTCCTCGTGGACGTCAACTTCAAGTCCGAAGGCCAGATCGCCGTCAACGAATTCCTCGACGCCGCCGGCGAACTCGAAGTCAAAGTCGGCGACCAGATCGACGTCTACGTCGTCTCCAAGAACGAATCCGAAGGCACCATCTACCTGTCCCGCGAACGGGCCAAGCGGATGCAGCTTTTTGATAAGCTCGAGGAAATCCAGGAAAAAGATGACGTCATCACCGGTCGTATCGTGCGCCGCATCAAGGGCGGCTACACGGTCGATCTGGGCGGCGTCGAAGCCTTCCTGCCCGGCTCCCACGTCGACCTGCGTCCCGTGCCCGACATGGACGCCCTGGTCGGCCAGGAGTTCGAATTCCGCGTGCTGAAAATCAATCGCCGCCGCAGCAACGTCATCGTTTCGCGGCGGGTGCTGCTCGAAGAGCGGCGCGATTCCATGCGCAAGGACCTGCTGAAGACGCTCGAGGAAGGCCAGACCGTCACCGGACGCGTGAAAAACATCACCGAGTACGGCGTCTTCGTCGACCTCGGCGGCCTCGACGGGCTCATGCACATCACGGACATGTCCTGGAAGCGCATCAAGCATCCCAAGGAGCTCGTGCACCTCGGCGACGAACTGGAGCTGAAGGTCCTGTCTTTCGACCAGGACAAGCAGAAAGTCTCGCTCGGCATGAAGCAGCTCGTGGCCGATCCCTGGGAGAACATCGCGGGCAAATACCCCGAAGACACCCGTCTGTCCGGCAAGGTCACGAACCTGGTCGACTACGGCGCCTTTGTGGAGCTTGAGGCCGGCGTCGAAGGGCTCGTGCACATCTCCGAGATGTCCTGGACCAGGAAGCTTCGCCATCCGAGCCAGATGGTCCACGTCGGCGACGAGGTCGAGGTGGTGGTCCTGTCCGTCGATCCGGACAAGAAGCGGATCTCGCTTGGCATGAAGCAGGTCCGGCCCAACCCCTGGGACATCGTGGCCGAGAAGTACCCCGAGGGCACCGTGCTTGAGGGTTCGGTGAAAAACATCACCGAGTTCGGCATCTTCATCGGCATCGAGGACGGCATCGACGGCCTGATCCACGTCTCCGACATCTCCTGGACCAAAAAGGTCCGCCACCCCGGCGAGATGTTCAAGAGCGGCGACACCGTCATGGCCAAGGTCCTGACCGTGGACAAGGAAAACGAGAAGTTCACCCTTGGCATCAAGCAGCTCTCCGAAGATCCCTGGACCCGCGTGCCCGACACCTACCCGGTCGGCGCCATGGTCAAGGGGACGGTGACCAACATCACCGACTTCGGCCTCTTCGTCGAGGTCGAGGAAGGCATCGAGGGTCTGGTCCACGTCTCGGAAATCAGCCGCAAGAAGGTCAAGACCCCGGCCGAGCTGTACAAGGAAGGGGACGAGATCGAAGCCAAGGTCATCCACGTCAGCGCCGACGAGCGCCGACTGGGCCTGTCCATCAAGTCCATCAAGGACGAAGAGGACAAGAAAAAGGCCAAGGAGTTCCGCACCGCCGGCCCCTCGGACACCGGCAGCAACCTTGGCGAGCTCCTGCGCCAGAAGTTGGAAGAGGATGCCCAGCGCTAA
- the rimO gene encoding 30S ribosomal protein S12 methylthiotransferase RimO has translation MPKTYKVHAISLGCPKNRVDTEVALGGLPFRTTPVDDPRAADLVVINTCSFIGPAVEESVAAILEAAEAIRDLSPRPKLAVMGCLPARFGEDLRRGLPEVDVWGLPTELDILPGRLAEALGAEAADPTGRLASTPPSYAYLKIAEGCDHACRYCTIPSIRGGLVSRPLPGLVEEARGLLDRGVSELVVVAQDVTAYGRDLGLKDGLQALLEKLLPLSGLKWLRLLYLYPSGVTDGLLSFLAGAGRPFVPYFDIPFQHVHPEMLAAMARPKAADADTVVGRVRRHFPDAALRSTFIVGLPGEKKEHFQALLEFVQRARLTHVGVFPYHAEEGTPAAIMPGQVRRDVKARRAAAVMAAQKAISADILDGYVGTDQEVLVDAVHGEWPGLHVGRTWFQAPEIDGVTYVSGPGVKPGAMVTASIEEAKDYDLVALA, from the coding sequence ATGCCCAAGACCTACAAGGTGCACGCCATAAGCCTTGGCTGCCCCAAAAACCGCGTGGACACCGAAGTGGCCCTCGGCGGCCTGCCGTTTCGCACCACCCCGGTCGATGACCCGCGCGCGGCCGACCTGGTGGTCATCAACACCTGCTCGTTCATCGGCCCGGCCGTGGAGGAGTCGGTGGCCGCCATCCTGGAGGCGGCCGAGGCCATCCGCGACCTTTCCCCCAGGCCGAAGCTCGCCGTCATGGGCTGCCTGCCGGCCCGGTTCGGCGAGGATCTGCGCCGGGGCCTGCCCGAGGTCGATGTCTGGGGCCTGCCGACCGAGCTGGATATCCTCCCGGGCCGTCTGGCCGAGGCCCTGGGTGCCGAGGCGGCCGACCCGACCGGCCGGCTGGCCAGCACACCGCCGTCCTACGCCTATCTCAAGATCGCCGAAGGCTGCGACCACGCCTGCCGCTACTGCACCATCCCGTCCATCCGGGGCGGGCTGGTCAGCCGGCCGCTTCCCGGCCTGGTCGAGGAGGCCCGGGGGCTGCTCGACCGGGGCGTGTCGGAACTGGTGGTGGTGGCCCAGGACGTCACGGCCTACGGCCGCGACCTGGGACTCAAGGATGGTCTGCAGGCCCTGCTCGAAAAGCTCCTGCCGCTTTCCGGCCTCAAGTGGCTGCGGCTCCTTTATCTCTACCCGTCCGGGGTGACCGATGGCCTGCTGTCCTTTCTGGCCGGGGCCGGCCGGCCCTTTGTGCCGTATTTCGACATCCCCTTCCAGCACGTCCACCCGGAGATGCTGGCTGCCATGGCCCGGCCCAAGGCGGCCGACGCGGACACGGTGGTCGGGCGGGTGCGCCGGCACTTCCCGGACGCGGCCCTGCGCTCGACGTTCATCGTGGGCCTGCCCGGCGAGAAGAAAGAGCATTTCCAGGCGCTTTTGGAGTTCGTCCAACGGGCCCGGCTGACCCACGTCGGCGTCTTCCCCTACCACGCCGAAGAGGGCACCCCGGCCGCGATCATGCCCGGCCAGGTCCGGCGCGACGTCAAGGCCCGGCGCGCGGCGGCGGTCATGGCCGCCCAGAAGGCCATCAGCGCCGACATTCTGGACGGGTACGTGGGCACGGACCAGGAGGTGCTGGTCGATGCCGTGCACGGCGAATGGCCGGGACTGCATGTGGGACGGACCTGGTTCCAGGCCCCGGAGATCGACGGGGTGACGTATGTGAGCGGGCCGGGCGTCAAACCCGGGGCCATGGTCACCGCGTCCATCGAGGAAGCCAAGGACTACGATCTGGTGGCCCTGGCCTAG
- a CDS encoding two-component system sensor histidine kinase NtrB, which yields MDTDRDLPTCLCLYGSGHELLNCFEQARQAGISGPGDAFAGVFLAAAPTTADSQAALAAREARELGIAWHHDLDDMLSTREPGLLLPLGPDGSLPDDLPRDWRCLPPPDARLFFTLVSRAATQTACRPDLARARRLLANVLDRMDDEIALLAPDGTLLDANARLAERLDRPREDLAGRPGTVVFPDFPDLAAPGENGEPSIRAALAAGRKATRDSSRVDRRGRLRYFRMTFYPVPGPDGRLDHLAALRRDITQDVFLERRLQKSERLAAIGELSMFISHEIRNPLFAIAGFANALLRAKDLGLASREKASIILSESKRLDAILKDIINFARPTSSVPGEVNVNDVAARTTALMRHGLEAQHITLTLALSPDTPMARGDPETLTQCLLNCLKNSMEAMPGGGRITVATGLRQGRVFLSVADDGPGIAPDILPQVFNPFFTTRDKRAGLGLAMTKKILEDLGGAVDLESPPGHGATVTLFLPPYLELSPEED from the coding sequence ATGGACACGGACCGCGACCTGCCGACCTGCCTGTGTCTGTACGGCAGCGGCCACGAACTCCTCAACTGTTTCGAACAGGCCCGGCAGGCGGGCATAAGCGGCCCTGGCGACGCCTTTGCCGGCGTGTTCCTGGCCGCCGCCCCCACCACTGCGGACTCCCAGGCCGCCCTGGCCGCCCGCGAGGCCCGGGAACTGGGCATCGCCTGGCACCACGACCTGGACGACATGCTCTCCACCCGGGAGCCCGGCCTGCTCTTGCCGCTTGGCCCGGACGGCTCCCTCCCGGACGACCTGCCCCGCGACTGGCGCTGCCTGCCGCCGCCAGACGCCCGGCTCTTTTTCACCCTGGTCTCCCGGGCCGCCACCCAGACCGCCTGCCGGCCCGACCTGGCCCGGGCCCGGCGGCTTCTGGCCAACGTCCTCGACCGCATGGACGACGAAATCGCGCTCCTTGCGCCAGACGGCACGCTCCTCGACGCCAACGCCCGGCTGGCCGAGCGCCTGGATCGCCCGCGCGAGGACCTGGCCGGCCGGCCGGGCACGGTGGTGTTCCCGGATTTCCCGGACCTCGCCGCGCCGGGCGAAAACGGCGAACCGTCCATCCGGGCGGCCCTGGCGGCCGGGCGCAAGGCCACGCGCGACAGCTCGCGGGTCGACCGGCGCGGCCGGCTGCGCTATTTCCGCATGACCTTCTACCCCGTGCCGGGGCCCGACGGCCGCCTGGACCACCTGGCCGCCCTGCGCCGCGACATCACCCAGGACGTGTTCCTGGAGCGTCGTCTCCAGAAATCCGAACGCCTGGCCGCCATCGGCGAGCTGTCGATGTTCATTTCCCACGAGATCCGAAATCCGCTTTTCGCCATCGCCGGCTTTGCCAACGCCCTTTTGCGGGCCAAGGACCTGGGGCTGGCCAGCCGGGAGAAGGCCTCGATCATCCTGTCCGAATCCAAGCGCCTGGACGCCATCCTCAAAGATATCATCAACTTCGCCCGGCCGACCAGCTCCGTGCCGGGCGAGGTCAACGTCAACGACGTGGCCGCCCGGACCACGGCCCTCATGCGCCATGGGCTCGAAGCCCAGCACATCACCCTGACGCTGGCCCTGTCGCCGGACACGCCCATGGCCCGGGGCGATCCCGAGACCCTGACCCAGTGCCTGCTCAACTGCCTCAAGAATTCCATGGAAGCCATGCCGGGCGGCGGGCGCATCACCGTGGCCACGGGCCTGCGCCAGGGCCGGGTCTTCTTGTCCGTGGCCGACGACGGGCCGGGCATTGCGCCGGACATCCTGCCCCAGGTGTTCAACCCCTTTTTCACCACCCGGGACAAGCGGGCGGGCCTGGGGCTGGCCATGACGAAAAAAATACTCGAAGACCTGGGCGGGGCCGTGGACCTGGAGAGCCCGCCCGGGCACGGGGCCACGGTCACCCTTTTCCTGCCACCCTATCTGGAACTGTCCCCCGAGGAGGATTGA
- a CDS encoding XTP/dITP diphosphatase yields MDDTRTPARPAKVVLATRNQGKIRELSALLAPLGVTVVGLADFPDIGEIPETGDTFLENARIKARAVCQATGLVSLADDSGLCVDALAGAPGVYSARYAGENASDAANNAKLLAALAHVPDPARTCRFVSVVVAAGPDGRELTAEGAWEGRVAASPSGEGGFGYDPLFFDPTAGQTAAELAPAAKNARSHRGKALAGLVAAWPGFWGQE; encoded by the coding sequence ATGGACGACACGCGTACCCCGGCCCGACCGGCCAAAGTGGTGCTGGCCACCCGCAACCAGGGCAAGATCAGGGAGCTCTCCGCCCTGCTCGCCCCGCTCGGCGTCACGGTGGTCGGGCTGGCCGACTTCCCGGACATCGGCGAGATCCCCGAGACCGGGGACACCTTTCTGGAAAACGCCCGCATCAAGGCCCGGGCCGTGTGCCAGGCCACGGGGCTGGTCAGCCTGGCCGACGATTCCGGCCTGTGCGTGGACGCCCTGGCCGGGGCGCCCGGCGTCTACTCGGCCCGCTACGCCGGCGAGAACGCGTCCGATGCGGCCAACAACGCCAAGCTCCTGGCCGCCCTGGCCCATGTGCCGGACCCGGCCCGGACCTGCCGGTTCGTCTCGGTCGTGGTGGCCGCCGGCCCCGACGGCCGGGAACTGACCGCCGAGGGTGCCTGGGAAGGCCGCGTGGCCGCCAGCCCGTCCGGCGAGGGCGGTTTCGGCTACGACCCGCTCTTTTTCGACCCGACCGCCGGCCAGACCGCGGCCGAGCTGGCCCCGGCCGCAAAAAACGCCCGCAGCCACCGGGGCAAGGCCCTGGCCGGCCTGGTCGCGGCCTGGCCCGGCTTCTGGGGCCAGGAGTAG
- a CDS encoding OmpA family protein, with protein sequence MRGRLLKMLMVALVLVPVGLTAYLANNLYHRKGVPEALENLTSQLFRSKEEERKAELRATELERKAGELQTAYDSLVADLKGEVDSKEIRVRQFREMLEINFVDKILFGSGSADISPRGREVLLKVAAVLGKVKDKSIYVVGHTDAQPIHSALYPSNWELSTARSSSVIRFLSETGGLTPERFTAMGRSFYQPVASNATAEGRQENRRVDIIVADVPLLAGETGSESMRGTVSGRPPVGRDLTKEPEPVRETAPKPGPVPAAGPDGPGGPDGPGEPAAPPTPGARPAPTPGPDASSGPAPGPAGQPAEQSATPEAATTPAASEVQAPSGALAAPAPTGPTGLPVPELPPDLPDRPGQ encoded by the coding sequence ATGCGAGGACGACTGCTCAAGATGCTCATGGTGGCCCTGGTGCTGGTCCCGGTCGGGCTGACCGCCTACCTGGCCAACAACCTCTACCACAGAAAGGGCGTGCCCGAGGCCCTGGAAAATCTGACCAGCCAGCTCTTCCGGTCCAAGGAGGAGGAGCGCAAGGCCGAGCTGCGGGCGACCGAACTGGAAAGAAAGGCCGGGGAACTGCAGACCGCCTACGACTCCCTGGTGGCCGACCTCAAGGGCGAGGTGGACTCCAAGGAGATCAGGGTCCGGCAGTTCCGGGAAATGCTCGAAATCAACTTTGTGGACAAGATCCTGTTCGGCTCGGGCTCGGCCGACATCTCGCCGCGGGGCCGGGAGGTCCTGCTCAAGGTGGCGGCGGTGCTCGGCAAGGTCAAGGACAAGAGCATCTACGTGGTCGGCCACACCGACGCCCAGCCCATCCATTCGGCGCTCTATCCCTCCAACTGGGAGCTTTCGACGGCAAGGTCCTCGTCGGTCATCCGTTTTCTTTCCGAAACCGGCGGCCTGACCCCGGAACGGTTCACGGCCATGGGCCGCAGCTTCTACCAGCCGGTGGCCAGCAACGCCACGGCCGAGGGGCGCCAGGAAAACCGCCGGGTGGACATCATCGTGGCCGACGTGCCGCTTTTGGCCGGCGAGACGGGATCGGAATCCATGCGCGGCACGGTTTCCGGCCGGCCGCCCGTGGGCCGCGACCTGACAAAGGAGCCCGAACCGGTGCGGGAAACCGCGCCCAAGCCCGGCCCGGTCCCGGCGGCCGGCCCGGACGGCCCAGGTGGCCCGGACGGCCCGGGCGAGCCGGCCGCTCCGCCTACGCCGGGTGCCCGGCCGGCCCCGACGCCCGGTCCGGACGCTTCTTCCGGGCCGGCTCCCGGCCCGGCCGGCCAGCCGGCCGAACAATCGGCCACCCCAGAGGCAGCGACCACGCCGGCCGCGTCCGAGGTCCAGGCCCCGTCCGGCGCGCTGGCCGCGCCGGCGCCGACCGGCCCCACCGGCCTGCCCGTGCCCGAGCTGCCGCCGGACCTGCCCGACCGACCCGGGCAGTAG